In Cryptomeria japonica chromosome 10, Sugi_1.0, whole genome shotgun sequence, a genomic segment contains:
- the LOC131859377 gene encoding uncharacterized protein LOC131859377 yields MRKYTNGKDLVRPGVTRFASHFITLQSILSAIPHLKQMFVSDAWLGSAYSKRPEAEKIVTIVFDEGFNKSGEELTAVTEPLVRVLRMVDGEGMPMGFIYEAMDRAKEAISHYYRGNARKCEIFWHIIDRRWTNQLHQPIHAFAYFLNPKFYFSDSFRADEEVMAGVITCIDKMTPDPELRDKVLDELEIYKSAEGRLFSSQLAIDRRGKQQPDLWWENYGAGTPNLQKIAIRVLSQPCSASGCERNWSVFESIHTKKRNRLSQKRLNDLVFVRYNLRLRVRQVEGVSHEAIDLDEIDPYGDWTMNEQNDGDDVLLTEEEIAEIERGAAQDAEGARLDEDEDEDEDDDEDYDFEEESSHHLDTTTPTATTSSSRPEKLSYIRKNTKRKM; encoded by the exons atgagaaaatacacaaatggcaaggaccttgtgcgacctggagtgacacgatttgctagccacttcatcactttgcagagcattcttagtgccattcctcatcttaagcagatgtttgtgtcagatgcttggttggggtctgcatactccaaaagacctgaagcagagaagattgtgaccattgtttttgatgaagggttcaataaaagtggagaggagttgactgcg gtgacagaacctttggtgagggttcttcgtatggtggatggagagggcatgccaatgggtttcatttatgaggccatggatagggccaaagaggccatttcacattactatcgtggaaatgcaagaaaatgtgaaatcttttggcacatcattgatcgtaggtggacaaaccaactccaccaaccgatacatgccttcgcctactttttgaacccgaaattctacttctctgattcatttagggctgatgaggaggtcatggcaggtgttattacatgcattgataagatgacccctgatcctgagttgagagacaaggttcttgatgagttggag atctacaaaagtgcagaggggagactcttctcatcacaactagcaattgataggagaggaaaacaacaaccag atttatggtgggagaattatggtgccggcacgcctaatcttcaaaagatagctatccgtgttttgtctcagccatgcagtgcttctgggtgtgaacgaaattggagtgtctttgaaagcattcacacaaagaagagaaatagattgtcacaaaagcggctcaatgatctagtatttgttcggtacaaccttcgccttcgagttagacaggtggagggtgtttcacatgaggccattgacttggatgaaattgatccatatggtgattggaccatgaatgaacaaaatgatggtgatgatgtcctccttaccgaagaagaaattgcagaaatagagagaggagcagcacaagatgcagaaggagcaagattggatgaagatgaggacgaagatgaggatgatgatgaggactatgactttgaagaagaatcatctcaccatttagataccacaacacccactgctactacttctagctcaaggcctgaaaaattgagctatattaggaaaaatacaaagaggaagatgtag